GAGGGGTAGGGAGGGCGAGGTGTCGGTACGGTGCTTCGCGTGATGCTCACCGACCGGCTTCCCGGATGCTGACCGGCGGACGCGGTCTGCCCGTCGCGATCGTGCGCGCGTGTCTGCGCGACGGCGGAGGCGGCAGCCCCACCGCGGTGATGGACGAGGCTGCGCTCAGTGACGCCGAGCGCCGGCGGGTGCCGGTTCTGACGGGGACGTCGCACGCCGTCTTCGTCGCGGTGCGCGAGGACCGACCCGGGAGTTCCACGGCTTCCCTCCGCTTCTTCACCGCCCAGGGAGAACTGCCCGCGTGCGGCCACGGGACGGTCGCCGCTCTGGCCCTTCTCGCCGAGCGGGCCGGGGGCGAGGAGTACAGGGCGACCCTCCGTACGGAGGGGCGTGTCTTCGCCGGTCGGTCGGTACGGAAGGAGACGCACGTCGAAGCCGCCTTCGACCCCGGTCCCGTCGACCTGCGCGAGCCCACCGCGATCGAGTGCGACCTCGTCCTGCCCGCGCTCGGCGTCCCTTCGGACGCGCTCGCTCCGGGCACCCGCGTCGCCGGGGTGGGGCGATCGCGGCTGCTGGTGCCCGTTCGTTCGCGGTCCGCTCTCGCGGCCCTCTCCCCGGACTTCGAACGGCTCCGGTCCGCCTGTGACCGTCTCGGCTTCCTCGGCTGCTTCGTCCACTCCGTGCCGACGCAGGACGGCCGCGTCGCGGCCCGCATGTTCGCCCCGGCGATCGGTGTCCCGGAGGACATCGCCAACGCCAACAGCACCGCATGTCTCGCCGCTCACCTGTCCGGTCGGGGCATCACCGACATCGCCGTCGACATGGGCGACTCGCTCGGCAGCCCCGCCACGATCACCGCCACCACACGGCGCGGCCCGTCGGGCCCGCTGATCCGACTGGGCGGCGCCGCGAAGGTCATGCACAGCGTCCGCATGCCCTAGCCGTGTCCGTCGACATCCGTCGACCGTCTAAAGCCGGGCCTCGGACAGTTGGAGGGCCGAGCGGTGCAGCCCCCTGCGGTCGTAGAGGCGGGTGAGGGCCAGGCCGAGGACGAGCGACCCGGTGAAGCCGAGAGCGGTCGTGATCCAGGCGCGTCCGAGCCCGGCGTCGGTCCGCGCGCCGAAGTAGAGGATGGACCTGACACCGTCGACCACCTGGCGGAACGGCTCGAACTCCGCCAGGAAGCGGTAGAAGTCCGGGAGTGCCTGGAGCGGGATGGTGGCGCCGGCCGACGGGATGGCCAGGCCGATCAGGAGCAGCATCGAGGATCGGGCCCGGGGTGCCGAACACGGCGAGCAGGGCCAGCACGGTGATGCCCATCGCCGCCGTGGCGCATGCTCCGAAGATCCACAGCAGGCCCAGGTGCGAGGCGTCGATGCCGACGACGCCGATCGCGCCGGCCATCGCGAGCGCGGAGGTCGGCATCGACAGGACGACCATGAGCACCGAGCAGACCACGAAGTGCTGCAACCGCGTCATCTGCTGGGCGGGCTTGACGAAGCGGAACGGGCCCTTGTCGTTGGCCATGTACCCGAGGGCCGTGTCCACCTGGGCGTGGATCACGTTCGCGCCCAGCATGCCGCCGAGGACCAGCACGAGGGCGTAGAAGAAGGCGCTCAGACCGAGGCCGCTGTGGGTGCCGAGCGGGTGCCCCTCCTCGACGTGGACCTTCACGGGGTCGGCGATCATCAGCTGGGCGGCGGCCCCGGGCGCGGCGGGACGGCCGGCCCGTCGGACGCGGGGTGCTGCGCGGTCTGCCGCCCGAGCTCCTGGGTGAGCCCGCAGCCCACCTGTACGGAGGTCGTGGCAACGACCTTCCGGTTGATCTCGGCGGCCATGGCGGAGCCGAAGCTGCCGGCCGCGGGGTTGGTCAGCACCGTCATGGTCGGCGGGTGCGGTTCGCGCTGGAGCGGCCCGGCGAGTGCGGCGCGCCCTCGCCGCGAGCCTCATGGACCTGGGCCGCATCGGCGCGGACTACAGCACCGAGGACCTGCTGCCCTACGCCGAGCTGGCCGCGGCCGCCGCGAAGCTCGACCTGGACCGGATCAAGGAGGTCGACGACGCCGGGGACCGCTTCAGGCTGGCCGAGCACGCCGCCATCGTCGTGCTTCTGCTGGAGCCGGTCCTCGCCGTCCTGCGCCGCCTGGCCCAGGAGGACGAGACCCGGCGCCGGGGCGGGTGGGCGCGCCCGGACGA
This sequence is a window from Streptomyces sp. HUAS YS2. Protein-coding genes within it:
- a CDS encoding PhzF family phenazine biosynthesis protein; this encodes MLTGGRGLPVAIVRACLRDGGGGSPTAVMDEAALSDAERRRVPVLTGTSHAVFVAVREDRPGSSTASLRFFTAQGELPACGHGTVAALALLAERAGGEEYRATLRTEGRVFAGRSVRKETHVEAAFDPGPVDLREPTAIECDLVLPALGVPSDALAPGTRVAGVGRSRLLVPVRSRSALAALSPDFERLRSACDRLGFLGCFVHSVPTQDGRVAARMFAPAIGVPEDIANANSTACLAAHLSGRGITDIAVDMGDSLGSPATITATTRRGPSGPLIRLGGAAKVMHSVRMP
- a CDS encoding DUF3533 domain-containing protein — protein: MLLLIGLAIPSAGATIPLQALPDFYRFLAEFEPFRQVVDGVRSILYFGARTDAGLGRAWITTALGFTGSLVLGLALTRLYDRRGLHRSALQLSEARL